The following coding sequences are from one Salinicoccus sp. Bachu38 window:
- the purF gene encoding amidophosphoribosyltransferase has protein sequence MYDIHGLNEECGVFGIFNHPEASELTYMALHSLQHRGQEGAGIVCSNGEYLFGARGMGLLTEALSQEQLMSLETFPHAIGHVRYATTGGSEISNVQPFLFKSHNGDLGLAHNGNLVNAISVREALEDDGAIFQTSSDSEVLAHLIRKNKSPDRKQRIKTALRQLKGAFAFVILDEDSLTIALDDHGVRPLMLGMVDGAYCVASETCAFTAIGAEYIRDIEPGELITLSDEGIDFDYYTDTRHPNMCSMEYIYFARADSEFRSTSTYTIRKSLGRELAREMDVSADIVIGVPDSSLAAAKGFSEASGIPQEQGLLKNRYIGRTFISKGQEARERAVRMKLSPVRDVVEGKSVIVIDDSIVRGTTSRFIVKALKKAGAKEVHMGVSSPPLKNPCFYGIDVSTHAEIIASQKSTEEIREEIGADSLTYLSVDAMHDVYYSYGSKGQCDACFTGNYPIDIIDRLLPQEKDLKTKGV, from the coding sequence ATGTATGACATCCACGGACTAAATGAAGAATGCGGTGTGTTCGGAATATTCAACCACCCGGAAGCGAGCGAACTGACGTATATGGCACTCCACAGCCTGCAGCACCGGGGCCAGGAGGGTGCAGGCATCGTCTGCTCCAATGGGGAATACCTTTTCGGCGCACGCGGCATGGGGCTTCTGACGGAAGCACTGTCGCAGGAGCAGCTGATGTCGCTTGAAACTTTTCCGCATGCAATCGGCCACGTCCGCTATGCCACGACGGGCGGCAGTGAAATATCGAACGTCCAGCCGTTCCTGTTCAAAAGCCACAATGGCGACCTCGGCCTTGCCCACAACGGTAACCTCGTCAATGCCATCAGCGTGCGTGAAGCACTCGAGGATGACGGGGCGATCTTCCAGACATCTTCCGATTCCGAAGTGCTGGCGCACCTGATTCGTAAAAATAAAAGTCCGGACAGGAAGCAGCGCATCAAGACGGCGCTGCGCCAGCTGAAGGGCGCGTTTGCATTCGTCATCCTGGATGAGGATTCGCTGACGATCGCGCTCGATGACCATGGTGTACGTCCGCTCATGCTCGGCATGGTGGACGGGGCATACTGTGTGGCGAGTGAAACATGTGCGTTCACGGCCATCGGTGCAGAATACATCCGGGATATCGAACCGGGTGAACTGATCACCCTGAGTGATGAGGGCATCGATTTTGACTACTACACGGATACACGCCATCCCAACATGTGCTCGATGGAATACATCTATTTTGCACGTGCAGATTCCGAATTCCGGAGCACTTCAACGTATACCATAAGAAAGTCCCTCGGGCGTGAGCTCGCCCGCGAGATGGATGTCAGCGCGGATATCGTCATCGGTGTACCCGATTCGAGCCTGGCCGCGGCAAAAGGATTTTCGGAAGCCTCCGGCATTCCGCAGGAGCAGGGGCTCCTCAAGAACCGCTACATCGGGCGGACATTCATTTCAAAAGGGCAGGAAGCGCGTGAACGCGCAGTGCGCATGAAACTCTCTCCAGTACGGGACGTCGTGGAGGGCAAAAGCGTCATCGTCATAGACGACTCCATCGTGCGGGGGACGACAAGCCGCTTCATCGTCAAGGCACTGAAGAAGGCTGGGGCGAAGGAAGTGCACATGGGTGTATCCTCTCCGCCGCTTAAAAACCCATGCTTCTACGGCATCGATGTGTCGACGCATGCAGAGATCATTGCCTCACAGAAATCGACAGAGGAGATCCGTGAGGAGATCGGTGCCGATTCTCTGACATACCTGTCGGTCGATGCGATGCATGATGTATACTATTCCTATGGCTCGAAAGGCCAGTGTGATGCCTGTTTCACAGGCAACTATCCTATTGATATTATCGACCGTCTCCTGCCTCAGGAGAAGGATCTGAAGACGAAAGGGGTCTGA
- the purM gene encoding phosphoribosylformylglycinamidine cyclo-ligase, with protein MSEQYRDAGVDITAGYQAVNQIKSHVKRTMRKEVIGGLGGFGAAFDLSRLNMKSPVLVSGTDGVGTKLKLAIDHDRHNTIGVDAVAMCVNDILTTGAEPLYFLDYIAVNKVVPTHIEQIVEGVSTGCQTAGCALIGGETAEMGDMYGEGEYDIAGFSVGAVEKTKYIDGSAAKPGDRIIGLPSSGIHSNGYSLVRKWLHDYSVDVDDTLDGTPIIDLLLEPTRIYVKSVLAVLEQIEVKAMSHITGGGFIENIPRAFREDAGIDIDASKITVPKVIDWLISLGEMDREEAYNVFNMGIGFILCVDRDDVDRTLGILESAGESPLVIGEVTEGSGLTIHGY; from the coding sequence ATGTCAGAACAGTATAGAGATGCCGGCGTGGATATCACGGCCGGATACCAGGCAGTCAACCAGATCAAATCCCATGTCAAACGGACGATGCGGAAGGAGGTCATCGGCGGTCTCGGCGGATTCGGCGCCGCATTCGACCTGTCCAGACTGAACATGAAATCCCCCGTCCTCGTTTCCGGAACGGACGGTGTCGGCACGAAGCTCAAGCTTGCGATCGATCATGACCGCCACAACACCATCGGTGTGGACGCCGTGGCGATGTGCGTCAATGACATTTTGACGACGGGTGCAGAGCCGCTCTACTTCCTCGACTATATCGCCGTCAACAAGGTGGTGCCGACGCATATAGAACAGATTGTCGAAGGCGTCTCAACGGGATGCCAGACGGCGGGCTGTGCGCTCATCGGCGGGGAGACTGCCGAGATGGGCGATATGTATGGTGAAGGGGAATATGATATCGCAGGCTTCAGCGTCGGTGCGGTGGAGAAGACGAAATACATCGATGGATCAGCCGCGAAACCGGGGGACAGAATCATCGGTCTTCCTTCAAGCGGAATCCATTCCAATGGCTACAGCCTTGTCAGAAAATGGCTGCACGACTATTCGGTGGATGTCGACGACACACTGGACGGCACACCGATCATCGACCTTTTGCTTGAACCGACGCGCATCTATGTGAAAAGCGTGCTTGCCGTGCTGGAACAGATCGAAGTGAAGGCGATGAGCCATATTACGGGCGGCGGCTTCATCGAGAATATCCCTCGTGCATTCCGTGAAGATGCCGGGATCGACATCGACGCCTCGAAAATTACAGTGCCGAAAGTCATCGACTGGCTCATCTCCCTGGGGGAAATGGACAGGGAAGAAGCGTATAATGTGTTTAACATGGGTATTGGATTCATACTCTGTGTCGACCGGGACGATGTCGACCGTACGCTCGGCATCCTCGAATCCGCCGGGGAGTCACCGCTGGTGATCGGTGAAGTGACCGAAGGAAGCGGCCTGACGATCCATGGCTACTAG
- the purN gene encoding phosphoribosylglycinamide formyltransferase, producing MATRVAVLASGGGTNFENLAHRAEDIGMEITVLITDNQDAFAITRAEQLGIPYAVHARTEYPSKEAHESAIIETLGAYDISYVLLAGYMRILSARFIESFERRIINLHPSLLPSFKGRDGIRDAYEYGVKVTGVTIHFVDAGIDTGEIIDQMPVMIEAGDTLEAVTRKIHETEYALYPKAIKKVLKERDDEESTH from the coding sequence ATGGCTACTAGGGTTGCGGTCCTTGCTTCCGGCGGGGGCACGAATTTTGAAAATCTTGCACATCGTGCGGAGGACATCGGCATGGAAATCACCGTGCTGATCACCGACAATCAGGATGCGTTTGCCATAACCCGTGCGGAACAGCTCGGCATTCCATATGCTGTACATGCGCGGACGGAATACCCATCGAAAGAGGCACATGAATCGGCGATCATCGAAACGCTCGGGGCATACGACATTTCATATGTACTGCTCGCCGGATACATGCGGATCCTGTCGGCCCGCTTCATTGAAAGTTTCGAACGCCGCATCATCAATCTGCACCCCTCACTGCTGCCAAGCTTCAAGGGCAGGGACGGTATCCGCGATGCCTATGAATACGGTGTGAAGGTGACCGGTGTGACCATCCACTTCGTCGATGCCGGCATCGACACGGGAGAGATCATCGACCAGATGCCGGTGATGATCGAAGCCGGTGACACGCTTGAAGCGGTCACCCGAAAAATCCATGAGACGGAGTATGCACTCTATCCAAAAGCCATCAAAAAAGTTCTAAAGGAGAGAGACGATGAAGAAAGCACTCATTAG
- the purH gene encoding bifunctional phosphoribosylaminoimidazolecarboxamide formyltransferase/IMP cyclohydrolase has translation MKKALISVSDKRGLEPFVRGLARNDYEIYSTGGTLKAIESFGVPVENVSTLTGFEEILDGRVKTLHPAVHGGILADRDNKSHMAALESEGIAPIDLVAVNLYPFKETVAQADVTEHDAVENIDIGGPTMLRAAAKNFKHVTTVVSPEDYGEVVQRIESDTLDETYRRSLMIKVFRHTNDYDQAIVNHFSQAEETLRYGENPHQSARLVRTTEDRNTILNADVLHGKALSYNNLRDADAAFQLAKKFTMPVAVAVKHMNPCGVGTGETIAEAFRNAHEADSQSIFGGIVALNKTVDRETADQLHSIFLEVIIAPNFDEAALEVLTQKKNVRLLEADFREDEHAEEFVSVSGGYLVQSQDTGALEEKDIKVVTDNKPTREQMTAMALAWEVSKHVKSNAIVLANEKQTVGIGAGQMNRVGALKIAIDRALELGDNVVMASDGFFPMPDTVELAHTHGIRSVIQPGGSKRDQESIDFCNANGMAMVFTGMRHFKH, from the coding sequence ATGAAGAAAGCACTCATTAGCGTTTCTGATAAGAGAGGATTGGAGCCATTCGTGCGTGGTCTTGCGCGCAATGACTATGAAATCTATTCCACAGGGGGCACATTGAAGGCAATAGAATCCTTCGGGGTCCCGGTCGAGAATGTCAGCACGCTGACAGGTTTTGAAGAAATATTGGACGGGCGCGTGAAGACGCTCCATCCGGCTGTCCATGGGGGCATCCTGGCAGATCGTGACAACAAGTCACACATGGCGGCACTCGAATCGGAGGGCATTGCACCGATCGATCTAGTGGCGGTGAACCTTTATCCGTTCAAGGAGACGGTGGCACAGGCGGATGTGACGGAGCACGATGCGGTCGAGAACATCGACATCGGTGGGCCGACCATGCTGCGTGCTGCTGCAAAGAACTTCAAGCACGTCACAACGGTCGTATCCCCCGAAGACTACGGGGAAGTCGTCCAGCGCATCGAATCGGACACGCTCGATGAAACATACCGCCGCTCCCTGATGATCAAAGTGTTCCGTCATACGAACGACTACGACCAGGCGATCGTCAACCATTTCAGCCAGGCGGAAGAAACACTGCGCTATGGCGAGAACCCGCACCAGTCGGCCCGCCTTGTCAGGACGACGGAGGACCGCAATACGATCCTCAATGCCGATGTGCTCCATGGCAAGGCACTGTCCTACAACAACCTGCGTGATGCCGATGCCGCGTTCCAGCTGGCCAAGAAGTTCACGATGCCGGTGGCGGTCGCGGTCAAGCACATGAACCCTTGTGGTGTAGGCACGGGCGAAACGATTGCAGAAGCATTCAGGAATGCCCATGAAGCGGACAGCCAGTCCATCTTCGGCGGCATCGTCGCGCTCAACAAGACGGTAGACCGCGAAACGGCGGATCAGCTCCATTCCATCTTCCTCGAGGTCATCATTGCGCCGAACTTCGATGAAGCAGCGCTTGAAGTGCTCACACAGAAGAAGAATGTCAGACTGCTCGAGGCCGACTTCCGTGAGGACGAACACGCAGAGGAGTTCGTCAGCGTGTCCGGCGGCTATCTCGTCCAGTCCCAGGATACGGGAGCGCTCGAGGAGAAGGACATCAAGGTGGTTACGGATAATAAACCGACGCGTGAACAGATGACTGCCATGGCACTGGCCTGGGAAGTTTCCAAGCATGTCAAGAGCAATGCGATCGTCCTTGCGAATGAGAAGCAGACCGTCGGCATCGGCGCCGGACAGATGAACCGCGTCGGTGCGCTCAAGATTGCCATCGACCGTGCGCTTGAACTCGGTGACAATGTCGTGATGGCAAGTGACGGCTTCTTCCCGATGCCGGATACTGTCGAACTCGCGCACACGCATGGCATCCGGTCGGTCATCCAGCCGGGCGGCTCCAAGCGCGATCAGGAATCCATCGATTTCTGCAACGCAAATGGCATGGCGATGGTCTTTACGGGCATGAGGCATTTCAAGCATTGA
- the purD gene encoding phosphoribosylamine--glycine ligase encodes MNVAVIGGGGREHALARKLASSRRVEKIFAVPGNDGMRDVAEVRPEIGETDFEALADLCIENAVEWVIVGPEAPLNEGVADFLEGKGIKVFGPRKAESKIESSKAFAKDIMERYGIPTAKYQSFTDYDAAYQYIESVGAPIVLKKDGLAAGKGVVVATDMDEALAGLDALMEGADAPVVIEEFLEGEEFSLMVLVNGEYTHSFEIIAQDHKRAFDGDEGPNTGGMGVYAPVEHISESVRKAAVEQIVEPMAHAMVAEGLDYFGVLYLGAIVTEEGVKVIEFNARFGDPEAQILLSLMKDDFIDVLEKVERKESFELTFAPGHQVGVMLASAGYPLAYEKGHTIDFDDVRDACYVSGLKQEDGRWCTNGGRVLLVTGEGATIEAAVDAAYANVDRVSFDGEALFLRRDIARRALNQGRPEA; translated from the coding sequence ATGAATGTTGCTGTAATCGGTGGCGGTGGAAGGGAACATGCATTGGCAAGGAAGCTTGCCTCATCCAGGCGCGTGGAGAAGATCTTTGCCGTGCCGGGGAATGACGGCATGCGGGATGTGGCGGAAGTGCGTCCGGAGATCGGGGAGACCGATTTTGAGGCGTTGGCGGACCTGTGCATAGAAAACGCGGTGGAATGGGTCATCGTCGGTCCGGAAGCACCGCTTAACGAAGGTGTAGCCGATTTTCTGGAGGGGAAGGGCATCAAAGTGTTCGGGCCGAGAAAGGCAGAATCGAAGATCGAATCCTCCAAGGCATTCGCAAAGGACATCATGGAGCGGTACGGCATCCCGACAGCGAAATACCAATCCTTTACGGATTATGACGCTGCCTATCAATACATAGAATCAGTGGGGGCACCAATCGTCCTTAAAAAGGACGGTCTTGCTGCCGGCAAGGGTGTCGTCGTTGCCACGGACATGGACGAGGCGCTCGCCGGCCTTGATGCGCTGATGGAAGGGGCCGATGCCCCGGTCGTCATCGAGGAATTTCTGGAAGGGGAGGAGTTCTCCCTGATGGTGCTCGTCAATGGGGAGTACACACATTCCTTCGAGATCATCGCCCAGGACCATAAGCGCGCATTTGATGGGGACGAAGGGCCGAACACCGGCGGCATGGGCGTATACGCACCGGTCGAACATATCTCGGAATCCGTAAGGAAGGCGGCGGTGGAGCAGATTGTCGAACCGATGGCACACGCCATGGTGGCAGAAGGCCTCGACTATTTCGGCGTCCTCTACCTCGGTGCCATCGTGACGGAAGAAGGCGTCAAAGTCATCGAATTCAATGCCCGCTTCGGCGATCCGGAAGCACAGATCCTGCTCTCCCTGATGAAGGATGACTTCATTGACGTGCTTGAGAAGGTGGAGCGGAAGGAATCCTTTGAACTGACCTTTGCGCCCGGGCATCAGGTGGGCGTCATGCTCGCAAGTGCCGGCTATCCCCTGGCCTATGAAAAAGGGCACACCATCGATTTTGATGATGTGCGGGACGCGTGCTATGTCAGCGGTCTGAAGCAGGAGGATGGGAGATGGTGCACAAACGGCGGCCGGGTACTGCTCGTCACCGGTGAAGGAGCGACGATTGAAGCGGCGGTCGACGCAGCATACGCCAATGTCGATAGGGTGTCCTTTGATGGGGAGGCATTGTTCCTGAGGCGGGATATCGCCCGCAGGGCACTGAACCAGGGTAGACCGGAAGCATGA
- the auxA gene encoding lipoteichoic acid stability factor AuxA, which translates to MKWLKQQSEVIISILLGVFFVVLGLFILFNTGRIRGNGEAAGTPQIDTFFDLFNAFFVEVLNILGMVIGGFPIIAGILSILFGLGMFKIAQLIRRTTEYDTELSFFFIGLSFLLFLLTTLLMFQVYGWFALLFLLAFIIHMLYNIFNEYLDPRHRKEHYMVILFFYGLAYFFTQTAVYSNIDVTLSPTDVLSINMFFGILWVLSLMALWVGVFLSKSKNLLKKPKQGDRATLSRKNKRRRLHPDEYLGFSKQLYDMRNGLLRRVKTFMEIEFPYWLKPNYIELLLGALVLIFVLIEFNNRHGVFTEGYFRISDMQYIYEWVNLFIALALAVAYLFTTFFNMTQGKYYHRQMIVITALWLKVTVSLFITLFRDVELSLFILPFNILLVLLTTPLLIISVFKEFHNRGR; encoded by the coding sequence ATGAAGTGGTTGAAGCAACAAAGCGAAGTGATCATAAGCATCCTTCTGGGAGTGTTCTTTGTCGTTCTGGGCCTGTTCATACTGTTCAATACGGGCAGGATCAGAGGCAATGGCGAAGCTGCCGGCACTCCCCAAATAGATACATTTTTTGACCTTTTCAATGCGTTTTTTGTAGAGGTCCTCAACATATTGGGCATGGTCATCGGCGGATTTCCGATCATTGCGGGCATACTGTCCATCCTGTTCGGACTTGGCATGTTCAAAATCGCCCAGCTCATCCGCAGGACGACGGAATATGATACGGAGCTGTCATTCTTCTTCATTGGGCTCTCGTTCCTCCTTTTCCTGCTGACGACACTGCTGATGTTCCAGGTGTACGGCTGGTTTGCACTCCTGTTCCTGCTCGCATTCATCATCCATATGCTCTACAACATCTTCAACGAGTATCTGGATCCGCGGCACCGCAAGGAACACTATATGGTCATCCTGTTCTTCTATGGACTGGCCTATTTCTTTACACAGACTGCCGTCTATTCGAATATCGATGTGACGCTGTCTCCGACGGATGTTCTATCGATCAACATGTTCTTCGGTATCCTCTGGGTACTGTCGCTCATGGCCCTGTGGGTCGGTGTCTTCCTTTCGAAGTCGAAAAATCTGCTCAAAAAGCCGAAGCAGGGCGACCGGGCGACACTCTCCCGCAAAAATAAAAGGCGCAGGCTGCATCCTGACGAGTACCTCGGATTTTCAAAACAGCTGTACGACATGCGCAACGGTCTGCTCCGCAGAGTGAAGACGTTCATGGAAATCGAATTCCCATACTGGCTGAAGCCGAACTATATCGAGCTGCTGCTCGGGGCACTTGTGCTGATCTTCGTCCTGATCGAATTCAACAATCGTCATGGTGTATTCACAGAAGGATATTTCAGAATATCCGATATGCAGTATATATATGAATGGGTCAATCTGTTCATCGCCCTGGCATTGGCAGTGGCCTACCTGTTTACGACGTTCTTCAACATGACACAGGGCAAGTACTATCACCGTCAGATGATCGTCATCACGGCTCTATGGCTGAAAGTGACTGTAAGCCTGTTCATCACCCTGTTCAGGGACGTGGAACTGTCCCTTTTCATACTGCCATTCAACATTCTGCTCGTCCTGCTGACGACGCCGCTGTTGATCATAAGCGTATTCAAAGAATTCCATAATAGGGGGAGATAA
- the hutG gene encoding formimidoylglutamase: MKHIEHHTFTGRTDNPDVRERMHQVIGQWSEETPAGVPVFIGFRSDEGVRRNKGRAGAFDGPVKVRQKLASLSYTEPVYDYGSVVGDEELEASQEALGECVGEVLAREQFPLIIGGGHETLYGHYLGIRRAYPDKRIAVVNFDAHFDLRNERPSSGTMFHQILSEDRSIDYHVLGIQPSGNTKTLFDTADDFGVHYALMDDVRRTDVYARTLSKLEAYDVVFGTLCMDSVQQSVAPGTSMPAQNGYTAQEIHGMVAQLAKLSNLVSFDISEVAPPLDVDDRTSSLAASLFHSFMIERETF, from the coding sequence ATGAAGCATATTGAACACCACACTTTTACAGGAAGAACAGACAACCCGGATGTCCGGGAACGCATGCATCAGGTCATCGGCCAGTGGAGTGAGGAGACGCCTGCTGGCGTACCGGTGTTCATCGGCTTCCGCTCCGATGAAGGGGTGCGGCGCAACAAAGGGCGCGCTGGTGCATTCGACGGACCGGTGAAAGTACGTCAGAAACTCGCTTCCCTGTCCTATACGGAACCGGTATACGACTATGGCAGCGTTGTCGGGGACGAGGAACTCGAAGCGTCACAGGAAGCTCTGGGTGAATGTGTCGGTGAAGTGCTCGCCCGGGAACAGTTTCCGCTCATCATCGGCGGTGGTCATGAAACACTTTATGGACACTATCTCGGCATCCGGAGGGCCTATCCGGACAAGCGGATTGCGGTGGTGAATTTCGATGCCCATTTCGATCTGAGGAATGAACGACCGTCTTCCGGTACGATGTTCCATCAGATTCTCTCCGAGGACCGGAGCATCGACTATCATGTGCTGGGAATCCAGCCATCCGGCAACACGAAGACCCTTTTCGATACGGCAGATGACTTCGGGGTGCACTACGCGTTGATGGACGACGTGAGAAGGACGGATGTCTACGCGCGCACACTGTCCAAGCTGGAAGCGTATGATGTGGTGTTCGGCACCCTCTGCATGGACTCCGTGCAGCAGAGTGTGGCGCCAGGCACGAGCATGCCCGCGCAGAACGGCTATACGGCTCAGGAGATTCATGGTATGGTAGCACAACTTGCCAAGCTTTCCAATCTTGTAAGCTTCGACATCAGCGAAGTGGCTCCGCCCCTTGATGTCGATGACCGGACGAGCAGTCTGGCCGCAAGCCTATTCCACAGCTTCATGATAGAAAGGGAGACATTTTGA
- a CDS encoding class I SAM-dependent rRNA methyltransferase, which produces MNTIQLKKGHERAYFNGQLNIAREDLSDDTFLKDGEIVRLEDTYGRLMGIAMISFEQKAQGWVLTRDEREVIDDAFIETRIREALEKRTPLYNQEDTTAFRLFNEIGDGIGGFTVDNYDNHLLITFYSRGIYKIRDLIIKTLMVELKPDSITEQTRFSDQGKMTINNRRIMGNVEFPITVLESGLIYSVHLDEGPMTRLFLDQRETRKTLMQNSSNAKSFLNLFSYSGTFSIAAREGGMMTTSVDLAKRSRELITENFNANNLSLDGQSIYIMEAFEYLKYAARNRQRFDAILIDPPSFSRFGKKVFKVERDFPKLIQEALKVLKTGGHLILSQNLESFTLNQFKRQIDRTLTQAGYSYTLVDVKGLPKDFPTVKGYKHGKYLKVVTVEINK; this is translated from the coding sequence ATGAATACGATACAGCTGAAAAAAGGACATGAACGGGCCTATTTCAATGGGCAGCTGAATATAGCCAGGGAGGACCTGAGCGATGATACATTCCTGAAGGATGGCGAAATCGTCAGGCTCGAAGATACTTACGGCAGACTGATGGGCATCGCCATGATCAGCTTCGAACAGAAGGCGCAGGGCTGGGTACTCACGCGTGATGAGCGCGAAGTGATAGATGATGCCTTCATCGAAACAAGGATCAGGGAGGCACTGGAAAAGCGCACACCCCTCTACAATCAGGAGGATACGACGGCATTCCGCCTGTTCAATGAGATAGGGGATGGCATCGGCGGCTTCACCGTCGACAATTATGACAACCATCTGCTCATCACGTTCTATTCCCGCGGCATCTATAAGATCCGCGACCTGATCATCAAGACATTGATGGTGGAGCTGAAACCGGACTCCATTACGGAACAGACACGATTCAGCGACCAGGGGAAGATGACGATAAACAACCGGCGGATAATGGGAAATGTGGAATTCCCCATTACGGTGCTCGAGTCGGGGCTGATATATAGCGTGCATCTCGATGAAGGTCCGATGACGAGACTCTTCCTGGATCAGCGCGAGACACGCAAGACACTGATGCAGAATTCCTCCAACGCGAAATCCTTCCTCAATCTGTTCAGCTACAGCGGCACATTTTCAATCGCAGCCAGGGAAGGCGGAATGATGACGACAAGTGTCGACCTGGCGAAGCGGAGCCGGGAGCTGATCACAGAAAACTTCAATGCCAACAATCTGTCGCTTGACGGACAGAGCATCTATATAATGGAAGCTTTCGAATACTTGAAATACGCAGCGAGAAACCGTCAGAGGTTCGATGCGATACTGATCGATCCGCCGAGCTTCTCACGCTTCGGCAAGAAAGTGTTCAAGGTGGAGCGTGATTTCCCGAAACTCATCCAGGAGGCGCTCAAAGTGCTGAAAACCGGAGGCCATCTGATACTCAGCCAGAACCTCGAGTCCTTCACATTGAACCAGTTCAAGCGGCAGATAGACCGGACGCTGACGCAGGCGGGGTACTCCTACACGCTTGTGGACGTCAAGGGATTGCCAAAGGATTTCCCCACAGTGAAGGGATATAAGCACGGCAAGTATCTCAAAGTGGTCACGGTGGAAATCAACAAGTAG
- a CDS encoding phosphocarrier protein HPr, with protein sequence MEQKSYLITDETGIHARPATILVQTASKFDSDIQLEYNSKKVNLKSIMGVMSLGVGKDSEVAVYAEGKDETEAIEAITETLSKEGLTD encoded by the coding sequence ATGGAACAAAAATCTTATCTGATCACAGACGAAACAGGAATCCACGCAAGACCAGCTACAATTCTGGTGCAGACAGCATCCAAATTCGATTCCGATATCCAACTGGAATACAACAGCAAGAAAGTGAACCTGAAATCCATCATGGGTGTCATGTCACTCGGTGTCGGCAAAGATTCGGAAGTGGCAGTCTACGCGGAAGGTAAAGATGAAACTGAGGCAATTGAAGCGATTACTGAGACCCTTTCAAAAGAAGGACTGACCGACTGA